One Campylobacter pinnipediorum subsp. caledonicus genomic window carries:
- a CDS encoding M15 family metallopeptidase, protein MPLGKEQEDFTKDLNKLLTYLHNNNYNVRCGELFRTQEQQEIYYQRKLTKTKNSYHTKKLAIDLFIFKNDTWLKTKEQLQPIGDYWESLNNINKWGGNYNSFIDCVHFERRAK, encoded by the coding sequence ATGCCGTTAGGAAAAGAACAAGAAGATTTCACTAAAGATTTAAATAAATTACTTACATATTTACATAATAATAACTATAATGTAAGATGTGGTGAACTATTTAGAACACAAGAACAACAAGAAATTTACTATCAAAGAAAACTAACTAAAACAAAAAATAGCTATCATACAAAAAAATTAGCTATTGATTTATTTATATTCAAAAACGATACATGGTTAAAAACCAAAGAGCAATTACAACCAATAGGGGATTATTGGGAGAGCTTAAACAACATAAACAAATGGGGTGGTAATTATAACAGTTTTATAGACTGTGTACATTTTGAAAGAAGAGCAAAATAA